The proteins below are encoded in one region of Paenarthrobacter ilicis:
- a CDS encoding FAD-dependent monooxygenase produces MAAINQARLVDLPHEVPVLISGGGPSGLFLALDLAHRGIQSVVIEPRTGIDPARPRAKTTNARTMTHLRRLGLASQLREAAPLPVDFSQDVIFCSSLTGREIRRFPNAFQLETGRYGPQPECGQQVPQPVLETVLREAVAASPHATLLAGLRVEEFASQGYVGQSVTVADNAGNTRTLACRFLAGADGGSSTVRRGLGIRMEGGSAALSNISILFRSSDLAETISLDPAVQYWVLGPGTAGMVGRMNLDTTWWAIIQGVDASSEGHELNPVAMVRSLVGADVEVDVIATDPWTARMLLAPSYGQDGVFLVGDAAHQNPPWGGHGFNTCIGDAANLAWKIAAAVEGWAGPALLDSYGLERRPVAERTINDAAANGKALAYHFADPALEREESDGAAARARAHESLSVKQSEFDSLGLVLGYNYAASPLVVPDGSPVPVEDPIRYVPTAAPGALLPHAWMPDSTSIYDHLGAGFSLLVDAGSHPDGDLEKTYAPILIAAAELGVPLTVHAVGPDSRGTSMSDFWAADAVLVRPDQHVAWRGSSAASAARALRIAAGWVPTESPESEEATHVDAVVS; encoded by the coding sequence ATGGCCGCCATCAACCAGGCGCGCTTGGTTGACCTTCCCCACGAGGTTCCCGTCCTGATCTCCGGTGGAGGTCCCAGCGGACTCTTCCTGGCCCTGGATCTGGCTCACCGCGGTATTCAAAGCGTGGTCATTGAGCCCCGCACAGGCATTGACCCGGCCCGTCCGCGCGCCAAGACAACGAATGCCCGGACCATGACGCACCTGCGTCGGCTGGGCCTGGCGTCACAGCTGCGGGAAGCGGCGCCGCTGCCCGTGGACTTCTCCCAGGACGTCATCTTCTGTTCGTCCCTGACCGGACGCGAGATACGTCGTTTCCCGAATGCCTTCCAACTCGAGACAGGCCGCTACGGGCCGCAGCCGGAGTGCGGGCAGCAGGTACCCCAACCGGTGCTGGAGACGGTGCTCCGTGAAGCCGTGGCCGCATCACCACACGCCACTCTCCTGGCAGGATTGCGGGTTGAGGAGTTTGCCTCCCAAGGGTACGTCGGTCAGTCAGTGACAGTGGCTGACAATGCAGGCAACACCCGGACCCTGGCGTGCCGCTTCCTGGCCGGAGCCGACGGCGGTTCGTCAACCGTCCGCCGAGGGCTGGGAATCCGCATGGAGGGCGGATCCGCAGCGCTCTCCAACATCAGCATCCTCTTCCGCTCCAGTGACCTGGCCGAAACGATCAGCCTGGATCCAGCTGTCCAGTATTGGGTCCTTGGACCCGGGACAGCCGGGATGGTTGGGCGCATGAACCTGGACACGACGTGGTGGGCGATTATCCAGGGCGTCGACGCATCCTCGGAAGGGCACGAACTTAACCCGGTGGCGATGGTGCGCTCCTTGGTGGGTGCCGACGTCGAGGTTGACGTCATTGCCACCGACCCGTGGACTGCACGCATGCTCCTGGCGCCCTCCTACGGGCAGGATGGCGTATTCCTGGTGGGAGATGCCGCTCACCAGAACCCACCATGGGGCGGCCACGGATTCAACACGTGCATCGGAGACGCCGCCAACCTGGCATGGAAAATCGCAGCCGCGGTGGAGGGGTGGGCAGGTCCTGCCTTGCTGGACAGTTACGGCCTGGAACGGCGCCCCGTTGCCGAACGCACCATCAACGACGCCGCGGCCAACGGAAAGGCGTTGGCATACCATTTCGCGGATCCTGCCTTGGAACGGGAAGAAAGTGACGGTGCCGCTGCCCGGGCGCGCGCGCACGAATCTCTCAGTGTCAAGCAAAGCGAATTCGATTCCCTGGGCCTGGTGCTTGGCTACAACTACGCCGCCTCGCCACTGGTGGTCCCTGACGGATCACCCGTGCCGGTAGAAGATCCCATCCGGTACGTGCCCACCGCCGCCCCCGGAGCCCTGCTTCCCCACGCATGGATGCCGGACTCCACCTCCATCTACGACCACCTGGGGGCTGGGTTCTCCCTGCTGGTGGACGCTGGATCCCACCCGGATGGTGACCTCGAAAAGACGTACGCGCCCATCCTGATCGCCGCTGCCGAACTGGGCGTACCCCTGACGGTGCATGCAGTAGGACCTGACAGCCGGGGGACTTCGATGTCCGACTTCTGGGCTGCCGACGCTGTGCTGGTCCGCCCCGATCAACACGTCGCGTGGCGGGGTTCGTCCGCTGCCTCAGCAGCACGTGCCCTCCGCATCGCCGCGGGGTGGGTACCCACCGAAAGCCCCGAAAGCGAGGAGGCCACCCATGTCGACGCCGTCGTTTCGTGA
- a CDS encoding DUF3500 domain-containing protein produces MSTPSFRDYLYTPDHPRVAKLRGLDARAYAEAAKADSFAGPMIEGWKKLYPAPFVGVTNDGVVREGLFTLTEALPGEEAQTSGMVAAAGKLLAQLPSGQLDRLCYAVDAHEWQSWANPEFMQHDTGLRLDECDGPVRDAALAVVEASLSPEGYALTRNLMRINGFLGDLVDLPLLMNEYSYNFALYGTPSETEPWGWQLFGHHVALNCLVVGSQMVISPVFLGAEPDTIDDGPFQGLKVFKERIQWARELMSALTAELRDEATVYQEMQDPAMPQGRLHSGDERHLAGCFQDNRVIPYEGIPVPSMTPAALALLDRLVADSIAYLPAGPRAARLREIQEHYQDTWFSWIGGWDAGEAFYFRIQSPVVILELDHHTGVFLNNDTPAPFHMHTVVRTPNGNDYGRALLGQAAAHADGDKS; encoded by the coding sequence ATGTCGACGCCGTCGTTTCGTGACTACCTGTACACACCGGACCACCCCCGCGTGGCGAAACTCCGCGGCCTGGACGCGCGGGCCTACGCCGAAGCCGCCAAAGCCGATTCCTTTGCCGGCCCCATGATCGAGGGATGGAAGAAGCTGTATCCCGCACCCTTCGTCGGCGTGACCAACGATGGCGTGGTCCGTGAAGGGCTGTTCACACTGACTGAAGCGTTGCCCGGGGAAGAGGCTCAGACGTCGGGGATGGTGGCCGCGGCCGGGAAGCTGCTGGCACAGCTGCCGTCCGGGCAGCTGGACCGCCTCTGCTACGCCGTCGACGCCCACGAGTGGCAGAGCTGGGCCAACCCGGAATTCATGCAGCACGATACCGGGCTTCGCCTGGATGAATGCGACGGCCCAGTCCGCGATGCCGCCCTGGCCGTGGTGGAGGCCAGCCTCAGCCCGGAAGGGTATGCGCTGACCCGCAACCTCATGCGCATCAACGGTTTCCTGGGCGATTTGGTGGACCTGCCGCTGCTCATGAACGAGTACAGCTACAACTTTGCCCTCTACGGAACTCCCTCGGAAACGGAGCCGTGGGGCTGGCAGTTGTTCGGCCACCATGTCGCTCTCAACTGCCTGGTTGTGGGCAGCCAAATGGTCATCTCTCCAGTGTTCCTCGGCGCCGAACCAGACACCATTGACGATGGACCGTTCCAAGGCCTCAAGGTCTTCAAAGAACGAATCCAGTGGGCACGGGAGCTGATGTCCGCCCTCACGGCTGAGCTTCGCGACGAAGCCACCGTGTACCAAGAGATGCAAGACCCCGCCATGCCGCAGGGGCGTTTGCACTCCGGAGACGAACGGCACTTGGCAGGCTGCTTCCAGGACAACCGGGTCATTCCCTATGAAGGCATTCCAGTCCCGTCCATGACCCCTGCCGCCCTGGCCCTCCTGGACAGACTCGTAGCGGACTCCATTGCCTACCTGCCTGCTGGACCGCGCGCTGCCCGCCTCCGGGAAATCCAAGAACACTACCAGGACACCTGGTTCTCATGGATCGGCGGCTGGGATGCCGGGGAAGCCTTCTACTTCCGGATCCAAAGCCCCGTGGTCATCCTGGAACTGGACCACCACACCGGCGTTTTCCTCAACAACGACACCCCGGCGCCTTTCCACATGCACACGGTAGTGCGGACGCCCAACGGTAACGACTACGGACGGGCGCTGCTGGGACAAGCGGCCGCCCACGCGGACGGGGATAAATCATGA
- a CDS encoding CaiB/BaiF CoA transferase family protein, whose amino-acid sequence MTTAELTNAAQPDTRQQQSGGPLQGLLVIDLSRALAGPHAGMMLADLGARVIKVEVPGTGDDTRGWGPPFVGPEDDLQATYFLSCNRNKESISLDLKSDADRTVLKELLGRADIVIENFRTGVMDRLGFSTAAMQELNPQLVILSITGFGHDGPEGGRAGYDQIVQGEAGLMSVTGNGPDDPQRVGVPIADLLSGMYGAYGLLAALLERERTGRGQVVRTSLLAAVVGVHAFQGTRVTVAGEVPEAQGNHHPSIAPYGLFRCLDGAVQISVGSDALWRKFCAAFRLDAEDPLLASNADRVRNRQRTIEVVERAFADCAAAGLLEKLRLAGIPAGKVRTLDEVYAWDQVRSQGLTVEVDHDVLGKITLPGPPLRFFDASLDGERETTPVTHTAPPLLNRHGESIRSWLATETPYRS is encoded by the coding sequence ATGACGACGGCGGAACTTACCAACGCAGCGCAGCCGGACACCCGGCAGCAACAGTCCGGCGGCCCCCTGCAGGGATTGCTCGTCATCGATCTCAGCCGCGCACTCGCAGGCCCCCACGCCGGAATGATGCTCGCAGACCTGGGCGCCCGCGTCATCAAGGTTGAGGTTCCCGGCACCGGTGACGACACCCGTGGCTGGGGACCGCCCTTTGTTGGGCCCGAAGATGACCTCCAGGCAACCTACTTCCTCTCGTGCAACCGGAACAAGGAATCGATCAGCCTGGACCTGAAGTCGGACGCCGACCGGACAGTGCTCAAGGAACTGTTGGGCAGGGCCGACATCGTCATCGAGAACTTCCGGACCGGAGTCATGGACCGTTTGGGCTTCTCCACCGCTGCCATGCAGGAACTGAACCCGCAGCTGGTGATCCTCTCCATCACCGGCTTCGGCCATGACGGACCCGAAGGAGGCCGGGCTGGCTATGACCAGATCGTCCAAGGCGAAGCCGGACTCATGTCCGTTACCGGAAACGGCCCCGATGACCCGCAGCGGGTTGGTGTTCCCATCGCAGACCTGTTGTCAGGCATGTACGGTGCCTACGGGCTCCTCGCTGCGCTCCTTGAGCGGGAACGGACCGGCCGCGGACAGGTGGTGCGCACCTCGCTGCTGGCCGCCGTCGTAGGTGTCCACGCCTTCCAGGGAACCCGGGTGACCGTCGCCGGTGAAGTCCCCGAAGCCCAGGGGAACCACCACCCATCCATCGCGCCCTACGGGCTGTTCCGCTGCCTCGACGGCGCGGTGCAAATCAGCGTGGGCAGCGACGCCCTGTGGCGGAAATTCTGTGCTGCTTTCCGCCTGGATGCGGAGGATCCCCTCCTGGCATCAAACGCTGACAGGGTGCGGAACAGACAACGGACCATCGAAGTGGTTGAACGGGCATTTGCGGACTGCGCCGCTGCCGGACTGCTGGAGAAGCTACGCCTCGCCGGTATTCCTGCCGGGAAAGTCCGCACCCTCGACGAGGTCTACGCCTGGGACCAAGTGCGCTCGCAGGGCTTGACCGTGGAGGTTGACCACGACGTCCTTGGTAAGATCACGCTGCCCGGTCCTCCACTGCGCTTCTTCGACGCCTCCCTCGACGGCGAGCGCGAAACAACGCCCGTCACGCACACGGCGCCCCCGCTCTTGAATCGGCACGGCGAGAGTATCCGGAGCTGGCTGGCGACTGAAACTCCATACCGGTCATGA
- a CDS encoding carboxyl transferase domain-containing protein codes for MTVHGLQPGAKAPIIAASELIAAVVDPGSYESWDRPPLHACHGAGYLEALESASQRSGTDEAVLTGVGTIEGRTVVVIAGEFAFLGGSIGLATASRIIGALERATAEGLPVVASPSSGGTRMQEGTPAFLAMALIASAVESHKSAGNPYLVYLRHPTTGGAMASWGSLGHVTFAQPGALLGFLGPRVYESLHGEPFPSGVQMAENLARHGVVDAVVPVDGLRSVLVASLRYGHQNAAPDAGADSPHASAALRNLFAARSPEVHQDTAWDVVLRSRDTNRPGLRELLSAAAHDVVLLDRGPITVALASVGEVRCVVVGQDRREQYTGRLIGPRHLAAARRGMRLAEQLGLPLLTVIDTPGAELSPDAEQGGLAREIARCLALLPTLSVPTLAFIAGEGTGGAAIALIPADKIMCAQHAWLAPLAPEGASAILHRDSSRASELARSLRITADDLVACGAVSTVVAEKPDAAAEPTEFCRRAGLMIEENFLDLLTLRRGDHAAVAAVGLA; via the coding sequence ATGACGGTCCATGGTCTTCAGCCAGGCGCCAAGGCTCCCATCATTGCTGCGTCGGAATTGATAGCAGCCGTCGTGGATCCCGGCTCTTATGAATCATGGGACCGTCCACCACTGCACGCCTGCCACGGGGCTGGCTACTTGGAGGCACTTGAATCCGCGAGTCAGCGCAGCGGGACGGATGAAGCGGTGCTGACGGGGGTAGGTACCATCGAGGGCAGGACCGTGGTGGTGATCGCCGGGGAGTTCGCGTTCTTGGGCGGTTCCATCGGCTTGGCTACCGCGTCGAGGATTATCGGTGCTTTGGAACGGGCAACGGCTGAGGGCCTGCCGGTGGTGGCCAGCCCATCCTCGGGTGGAACCCGCATGCAGGAAGGAACTCCCGCGTTTCTTGCCATGGCGCTCATTGCCTCAGCGGTGGAAAGCCACAAATCCGCCGGAAACCCTTACCTCGTCTACCTTCGACACCCCACCACCGGCGGAGCCATGGCCTCATGGGGTTCATTGGGCCATGTCACGTTCGCCCAACCCGGTGCCCTGTTGGGTTTCCTCGGCCCACGGGTCTACGAGTCGTTGCACGGGGAGCCCTTTCCTTCAGGGGTCCAGATGGCCGAGAACCTGGCACGGCACGGTGTGGTTGATGCTGTGGTGCCCGTGGACGGGCTGCGTTCTGTCCTGGTGGCCAGTCTCCGATACGGCCACCAAAACGCAGCGCCAGATGCCGGCGCTGATTCCCCTCATGCATCCGCTGCACTGAGAAACCTCTTCGCTGCCCGGTCGCCTGAGGTGCACCAGGACACAGCATGGGACGTTGTCCTCCGTTCCCGCGACACGAACCGTCCGGGCCTTCGGGAGCTCCTGTCCGCCGCAGCCCATGACGTGGTGCTGTTGGACCGGGGTCCCATCACTGTGGCCCTGGCCTCCGTCGGGGAAGTTCGTTGCGTTGTTGTGGGCCAGGATCGCCGAGAGCAGTACACCGGACGGCTCATCGGACCGCGGCACCTGGCTGCGGCACGGCGTGGCATGCGGCTCGCCGAACAGCTGGGGCTTCCCCTGCTGACCGTCATTGACACCCCGGGAGCGGAGTTGAGTCCTGACGCCGAACAAGGTGGGTTGGCCCGCGAAATTGCCCGATGCCTCGCCCTGTTGCCGACCCTCTCTGTGCCAACGCTGGCCTTCATTGCGGGGGAGGGAACCGGGGGAGCCGCCATCGCGCTGATCCCGGCTGACAAGATCATGTGTGCCCAGCACGCATGGCTCGCCCCGCTGGCCCCGGAAGGAGCCAGCGCCATACTGCATCGCGACAGCTCAAGGGCGTCCGAACTTGCCCGGAGCCTCCGGATCACGGCCGACGACCTTGTGGCGTGCGGGGCCGTCAGCACGGTGGTTGCAGAAAAGCCCGACGCCGCAGCGGAACCGACGGAATTCTGCCGCAGGGCAGGGCTGATGATCGAGGAGAACTTTCTGGATCTCCTGACACTTCGCCGCGGTGACCATGCCGCCGTTGCCGCCGTCGGGCTTGCCTGA
- a CDS encoding quercetin 2,3-dioxygenase: MSLSVEEITKTLPLANTLPGDAVPYYMASGDGARYEVNGQLITVIARAADTGGIFSAAYISGGMGAESPFVSHAVEHKTLYVFDGILHVWLPGESRILTPGDSVVIPPGTPHAYRMASHYTRFLNWMTPGGAEAYYQRVGTPIDSHVPPAHAGHKPSVKEQAEVGAEFGITFPDVERVQPGLQQNAGLPSTLSPYFLSAGEGERLVSYQTMFSYLSRPQNTGDNYFAVHTKGAKSPYIPLHFHSEHTENFLCTEGRMWLYANGREMLLTKGDFVHAPAGTVHSFAFDAHNTQMVGFLTPSVFNGFFEYFNKPTEDYIYTEGGEPYMDMEGFGRAQAELDLTVVGPPPQRRVALDI, translated from the coding sequence ATGTCCCTCAGCGTCGAGGAAATCACCAAGACACTCCCCCTGGCCAACACGCTCCCGGGTGACGCGGTTCCCTATTACATGGCTTCCGGCGATGGTGCCCGCTACGAGGTCAACGGTCAGTTGATCACTGTGATCGCCCGCGCGGCGGACACGGGCGGTATCTTCAGCGCAGCCTACATTTCGGGCGGCATGGGAGCCGAGTCTCCGTTCGTCAGCCACGCAGTCGAACACAAGACCCTCTACGTGTTCGACGGCATCCTGCATGTCTGGTTGCCCGGTGAAAGCCGCATCCTGACGCCCGGTGATTCCGTGGTTATTCCGCCGGGGACTCCCCATGCCTACCGTATGGCCAGCCACTACACCCGGTTCCTCAACTGGATGACTCCCGGTGGCGCCGAGGCCTACTACCAGCGTGTCGGTACACCCATCGACTCGCACGTTCCTCCGGCCCACGCCGGCCACAAACCTTCGGTTAAGGAACAGGCAGAGGTCGGTGCTGAATTCGGCATCACGTTCCCGGACGTCGAACGTGTCCAGCCGGGACTGCAACAGAACGCGGGCCTGCCGTCCACGCTGAGCCCCTATTTCCTCAGTGCGGGGGAAGGCGAGCGTCTGGTCAGCTATCAGACCATGTTCTCTTATCTGTCACGGCCGCAGAATACCGGGGATAACTACTTCGCGGTCCACACCAAGGGCGCAAAATCCCCGTACATTCCGCTGCATTTCCACTCGGAACACACAGAGAACTTCCTGTGCACTGAGGGACGAATGTGGCTCTACGCCAACGGCCGCGAGATGCTGCTGACCAAGGGCGATTTTGTCCACGCCCCGGCCGGGACTGTTCATTCCTTCGCGTTTGATGCACACAACACCCAGATGGTGGGCTTCCTGACACCGTCGGTCTTCAATGGTTTCTTCGAGTACTTCAACAAGCCCACTGAGGACTATATCTACACGGAAGGTGGCGAGCCCTACATGGACATGGAAGGTTTTGGCCGGGCGCAGGCGGAGCTGGATCTGACCGTCGTCGGTCCGCCGCCGCAGCGGCGTGTTGCCTTGGATATCTAG
- a CDS encoding alpha-L-rhamnosidase: MTTWHARMIAADKEYDGAPLLRGQFTLDEGHGDVVSATLFLSALGVVEAWVNGRRASEDLLTPGWSSYEWRVRYSELDVTDLIGPTTVIGLALGNGWYRGRLAWSGGSKYYGEELGGFAELRVRFADGHEQVIGTDESWTAGPSATTANDLYDGQSIDARRFDDAWLAPGFSSAEWSAVRELDDDLSRLEPYIGPPVRPQLELQPVKVWTSPAGKLLVDFGQNLVGWVRASVTGTSGEVVTLRHAEVLEHEELGTRPLRSAEATDRFTLSGGADSFEPTLTFHGFRYVEVEGWPGGAEALQAKGGLTAVVISSDMKRIGTFQTSDPLLNRLHENAVWGMRGNFVDVPTDCPQRDERLGWTGDLSAFAPSAAFLFDSRDFLRDWLRDLALEQSHDEDLVPFVVPNVLKYIEQPAEFGAPDTAAVWSDAAVWVPWALWEAFGDRRVLEEQFESMTGHARRLRSKLSPNGLWDTGFQFGDWLDPDASPDQPWAAKADKHVVATLCAFRSASLVAAAAEVLGDHAESAEFGDMAQGLRTAFKAHYVGDDGVITSDCTTVYALAIVFGILGEGDRDFAGNRLAELVERSGFRISTGFAGTPFVTDALTDTGHLDAAYRLLLQTENPSWLYPVTMGATTIWERWDSMLPDGSINAGEMTSFNHYALGAVVDWMHRTIGGLSALEPGYSRILVAPQPGGGLQWAETRLETALGIASVRWEIVDGRLEVECTVPDGSEAVLRLPGVDDEIVGPGRHVRSGSAAELSFQ; the protein is encoded by the coding sequence ATGACTACCTGGCACGCCCGCATGATCGCTGCGGACAAAGAATACGACGGGGCACCCCTGCTGCGCGGCCAATTCACGCTCGACGAAGGCCATGGCGACGTCGTGTCTGCCACCCTGTTCCTGTCCGCGCTGGGCGTGGTGGAGGCATGGGTCAACGGCAGGCGCGCCTCCGAGGACCTGCTCACCCCGGGTTGGTCCAGCTACGAATGGCGGGTCCGGTACAGCGAACTCGACGTCACAGACTTGATAGGCCCGACGACGGTCATTGGACTTGCGCTCGGCAACGGCTGGTACCGGGGACGGCTGGCGTGGTCCGGTGGTTCGAAATACTACGGTGAGGAGCTTGGCGGGTTTGCCGAGTTGCGGGTTCGGTTCGCCGACGGCCACGAACAGGTAATCGGCACCGATGAATCGTGGACTGCCGGGCCGTCGGCCACCACTGCCAACGATCTCTACGACGGGCAGTCAATAGACGCCCGGCGTTTCGATGACGCGTGGCTCGCCCCAGGGTTCAGCTCCGCCGAATGGTCGGCGGTCCGCGAACTCGACGACGACCTCAGCCGCCTTGAGCCATACATCGGACCTCCCGTCCGGCCCCAGCTGGAGCTACAGCCCGTGAAAGTGTGGACGTCGCCGGCTGGCAAGCTCTTGGTGGACTTCGGCCAAAACCTGGTGGGCTGGGTGCGGGCGTCAGTGACCGGTACTTCCGGCGAGGTGGTGACCCTCCGTCACGCGGAAGTACTGGAGCATGAGGAGTTGGGCACCCGGCCCCTGCGTTCGGCGGAAGCGACGGACCGTTTTACGCTCTCAGGCGGGGCAGACAGCTTCGAGCCGACGCTGACATTCCACGGCTTCCGATACGTGGAAGTTGAAGGTTGGCCGGGAGGCGCCGAAGCCCTACAAGCCAAAGGCGGCCTGACCGCCGTCGTCATCAGTTCGGACATGAAGCGGATCGGCACCTTCCAGACGTCCGATCCACTCTTGAACCGCCTGCACGAGAACGCCGTGTGGGGCATGCGCGGCAATTTCGTGGACGTTCCCACCGACTGCCCGCAGCGCGACGAACGTCTGGGCTGGACCGGTGACCTCTCGGCCTTCGCACCGAGTGCGGCGTTCCTGTTCGACAGCCGTGACTTCCTGAGGGACTGGCTGCGCGACCTTGCTTTGGAGCAGAGCCATGATGAGGATCTGGTGCCTTTCGTCGTCCCCAATGTGCTCAAGTACATCGAACAACCGGCCGAGTTCGGAGCCCCGGATACGGCAGCGGTGTGGAGCGACGCTGCCGTGTGGGTACCTTGGGCACTGTGGGAGGCCTTCGGTGATCGACGGGTCCTCGAGGAGCAATTCGAGTCCATGACCGGGCACGCCCGGCGGCTCCGCAGCAAGCTCTCGCCCAACGGTTTGTGGGACACCGGCTTCCAGTTTGGCGACTGGCTCGACCCCGACGCGTCCCCGGACCAGCCGTGGGCGGCCAAAGCTGACAAGCATGTGGTGGCAACACTGTGTGCTTTCCGCTCGGCTTCCTTGGTTGCTGCTGCCGCCGAGGTGCTCGGGGATCACGCTGAATCCGCAGAATTTGGCGACATGGCGCAGGGACTGCGGACCGCATTCAAGGCTCATTATGTTGGCGACGACGGCGTGATCACCAGCGATTGCACCACCGTCTACGCCCTGGCCATCGTCTTCGGGATTCTTGGTGAGGGCGACCGTGACTTCGCGGGCAATCGGCTGGCCGAGCTGGTGGAAAGGTCGGGCTTCCGCATTTCCACCGGCTTTGCGGGGACACCGTTCGTCACCGATGCGCTGACAGACACGGGCCACCTCGATGCGGCATACCGGCTCCTGCTCCAGACCGAAAACCCCTCGTGGCTCTATCCGGTCACCATGGGCGCCACCACCATCTGGGAACGCTGGGACTCCATGCTTCCCGATGGCAGCATCAACGCCGGCGAAATGACCAGCTTCAACCACTACGCCCTTGGCGCGGTGGTCGACTGGATGCACCGGACCATTGGCGGATTGTCCGCGCTGGAGCCAGGCTACAGCCGAATCCTGGTTGCACCGCAGCCTGGCGGCGGACTCCAGTGGGCAGAAACCAGACTGGAGACAGCGCTGGGGATTGCTTCGGTTCGATGGGAGATCGTTGACGGTCGGCTTGAGGTTGAATGCACGGTCCCGGATGGCAGCGAGGCTGTACTGCGGCTACCAGGAGTGGACGACGAGATTGTTGGTCCGGGCCGGCACGTCCGGAGTGGCAGCGCCGCCGAGCTCTCCTTCCAATGA
- a CDS encoding glycoside hydrolase family 1 protein — MTKSPSFPGEFLWGVATAAHQVEGNNVNSDTWFLEQLPGTIFAEPSGDAIDHYHRYSEDIALIASLGFTTYRFSLEWARIEPEEGQFSTAALNHYRRVLEACHQHGLTPVVTFHHFTSPLWLLAAGGWEDAATPERFGRYCDRVTEHLGDLIGVACTLNEPNLPWLLKEIGIGGGPAESRGQVPVWAAAAERLNIEAARVAPFQFTVSDAGFDVKLAAHHAGRDAIKARYPELMVGWTLANTDIHAAPGGEVNADRIRREVNERFLEASRGDDFVGIQTYGRTVFGADGLVHAEDGVPTNQMGEEIYPEGLEATIREAARVARIPVIVTENGLATEDDAQRLDYLRTAVAGVASCLADGIDVRGYIAWTAFDNFEWVFGYVPKFGLIAVDRTTQQRTPKPSAHWLGSVAQSNGASFDGAFQAV; from the coding sequence ATGACAAAGTCCCCCTCTTTCCCTGGCGAATTCCTCTGGGGAGTCGCCACAGCTGCCCACCAAGTTGAAGGGAACAACGTCAACAGCGATACCTGGTTCCTGGAGCAGTTACCCGGCACAATCTTCGCCGAACCCTCCGGTGACGCGATCGACCACTACCACCGCTACAGCGAGGACATCGCCCTCATTGCCAGTCTCGGTTTCACCACTTACCGCTTCTCGCTGGAGTGGGCGCGGATCGAACCTGAGGAAGGTCAGTTCTCGACGGCGGCCCTCAACCACTATCGTCGCGTCCTGGAAGCGTGCCACCAGCACGGCCTGACTCCCGTAGTGACCTTCCACCATTTCACCTCTCCGTTGTGGCTGTTGGCCGCCGGGGGTTGGGAAGATGCAGCGACGCCGGAACGGTTCGGTCGCTACTGCGATCGCGTCACTGAACACCTTGGCGACCTGATCGGGGTTGCCTGCACACTGAACGAGCCCAACCTTCCCTGGCTGCTCAAGGAAATCGGAATCGGTGGCGGCCCCGCAGAAAGCCGCGGGCAGGTGCCGGTCTGGGCCGCCGCAGCCGAGCGCCTCAACATCGAGGCAGCAAGGGTGGCTCCTTTCCAATTCACCGTCTCTGATGCAGGCTTCGACGTGAAACTTGCAGCGCATCATGCCGGCCGCGACGCCATCAAGGCCCGGTACCCCGAGCTGATGGTTGGCTGGACCCTGGCCAACACGGACATCCATGCCGCGCCAGGCGGAGAAGTCAACGCCGACCGTATCCGCCGGGAGGTCAATGAGAGGTTCCTCGAAGCCTCCCGTGGAGATGACTTCGTGGGCATCCAGACGTACGGACGCACGGTGTTCGGAGCCGATGGGCTGGTTCACGCCGAGGATGGAGTTCCCACCAACCAGATGGGCGAGGAAATCTACCCTGAGGGCCTGGAGGCGACCATCCGCGAGGCCGCCCGCGTTGCCCGGATCCCCGTCATCGTCACTGAAAACGGCCTCGCAACCGAAGACGACGCCCAACGCCTGGACTACCTCCGCACGGCGGTCGCCGGTGTCGCGTCCTGCCTGGCCGACGGCATTGATGTCCGCGGCTACATCGCCTGGACTGCCTTCGACAACTTCGAGTGGGTATTCGGCTACGTTCCCAAGTTCGGACTCATCGCGGTGGACCGGACCACCCAGCAGCGGACGCCGAAACCAAGCGCCCACTGGCTGGGAAGCGTGGCGCAGAGCAACGGCGCCTCGTTCGACGGGGCCTTCCAAGCTGTTTAG